CGTCGGCGCTATCAACATGGAACGGCTGAACATGGTCGCGTCCGTCATCGATCAGCTGATCGAGTTCAACGACAAAGTCTACATTCGCGACATCATGGCGATCGGCGCCTTTTACAAGGACTGGCTCTATGGCGGTGGTCTCTCCGGCAAAAATGTACTCGCCTATGGCGACGTGCCGGAGCATGCCAACGACTATTCGGAAGCGAACCTGAAGCTGCCGCGGGGCGCGATTATCAACGGCAATCTCGCGGAAGTGCATCCCGTCGACCATGCCGATCCCGAGCAGATCCAGGAATTCGTGACCCACTCCTGGTACAGATATCCCGACGAGACCAAGGGCCTGCATCCCTGGGACGGCGTCACGGAGCCTCATTACGAGCTCGGGCCAAACGCCAAGGGCAGCAAGACCAATATTGAACAGCTCGACGAAAACGCGAAATATTCCTGGATCAAAGCGCCACGCTGGCGCGGCCATGCCATGGAGGTCGGGCCGCTGGCGCGTTGGGTCCTCGGCTACGCCCAGAACAAGGCCGAGTTCAAGGAGCCGGTCGACAAGGTCCTCAAGGATCTCGGCCTGCCGTTATCAGCGCTCTTCTCGACGTTTGGCCGCACCGCCGCCCGCGCGCTCGAATCTACCTGGGCCGGCCACCAGATGCGCTACTTTCAGAACAAGCTGATTGCCAGCGTCAGAACCGGCGATTCCTACACTGCCAATGTCGACAAGTGGAAGCCGGAGACTTGGCCGAGGATGGTCAAGGGCGTAGGCTTTACGGAGGCGCCGCGCGGTGCGCTCGCGCACTGGATCAAGATCAAGGAGGGGAGAATCGATAACTACCAGTGCGTCGTTCCCACGACGTGGAACGGCAGTCCACGTGATCCTGCTGGAAACATCGGTGCCTTCGAGGCGGCGCTTTTAGATATGCCGATGTCCGACCCTGCTCAGCCACTTGAAATCCTGAGAACCATCCACTCGTTTGATCCCTGCCTGGCATGCTCGACTCATATCATGAGCCCGGACGGGCAGGAAAGGACGAGGGTTCAGATCCGGTGAGGAGGTTTGCTCATGGCTCTTCATGCTAAAAAGGCAGTCGGGCGCCTGAGCGTCCATGTTTACGATGCACCGGTGCGCATCTGGCATTGGGTAAACGCCTTCTCGATCCTGACACTCGCTCTGACCGGCTACTTCATAGGCTCGCCGCTGACTTCCGTGTCCGGGGAGGCGAGCGCCAACTATCTGATGGGCCATATCCGCTTCATCCACTTCGCGGCGGCACAGATCCTCACAGTGCTCCTGATCCTGCGGGTCTATTGGGTCTTTGTGGGTGGCGTGCATGCCCGGCAGATCTTCTACATGCCCATCTGGAGCGGCCGTTTCTGGAAGGAATGGTCGCATGAAGTTCGCTGGTACATGTTCATGGCACCCCAGCCAAGGAAGTATCCAGGCCACAATCCGTTGGCGCGGTTCACCATGTTCCTCATGTTCACCCTGCCGCTGCTCTTCATGGTGATCACCGGCTTTGCGCTCTACAGCGACGGCGCGGGCCGAGACAGTTGGGAATATGTGCTTTTTGGCTGGGTATTCTCGATCTGGCCGAATAGTCAGGATATCCACACCAACCATCATCTCGGAATGTGGGTCATTCTCATCTTTGCGATCGTCCACATCTATGTAGTGGTTCGCGAGGACATCATGAGTTCGCAAAGCATCATCTCATCGATGTTCTCGGGCGAGCGGCTGTCCAAGGACATGGAGGACTAGACGGCTGCTCCATCATCAAACCGCAATTCGCCCCGCACCCCGCATTCTCGTGCTCGGTATCGGCAATATCCTCTGGGCCGACGAGGGATTTGGCGTGCGCGCGGTCGAAGCCTTCCACAAGGCCTATGAAGTGCCTGCCAACGTCACCGTCCTCGACGGCGGCACACAGGGCCTCTACCTGGTGCAGTTCATAAACGAGCACGACCGGCTCATCGTCTTCGACGCGATCGACTACGGCCTCGTACCGGGGGCGATGAAGGTGGTGGAGGATGATGAAGTGCCGAAGTTCACCGGTGCCAAGAAAGTGAGTCTGCACCAGACCGGTTTCCAGGAAGTGCTGAGCGCGGCAGATCTCATGGGACAATACCCCGAGCGCCTGACCCTGATCGGTTGCCAGCCGCTTGATCTTGAAAACTGGGGTGGTCCGCTGACGGCGCCGGTCAAGGCTGTCATTCCGGCGGCCGTCGACACCGCCGTTCGAACGCTGCGGGACTGGGGCGTCGCCGTTGCCGTGAGGCCGGAGGGGGCAGTGGTTCCGCCGCTTCTCGAAAACGACATCGACGTGGAAAACTACGAGCGCCGCGCCTATCGGCCGCGTTGA
The sequence above is drawn from the Sinorhizobium fredii genome and encodes:
- a CDS encoding nickel-dependent hydrogenase large subunit; translation: MTIDTPTGDTLENSGKRIVVDPVTRIEGHMRIEVNVDENNIIRNAVSTGTMWRGIEVILKNRDPRDAWAFTERICGVCTGTHALTSVRAVENALGITIPENANSIRNLMQLALLVHDHVVHFYHLHALDWVDVISSLSADPKATSALAQSVSDWPLSSPGYFKDVQARLRKFIESGQPGPFKNGYWGNASYKLPPEANLMVLTHYLEALDFQKEIVKIHSIFGGKNPHPNWLVGGVPCPINVDGTGGVGAINMERLNMVASVIDQLIEFNDKVYIRDIMAIGAFYKDWLYGGGLSGKNVLAYGDVPEHANDYSEANLKLPRGAIINGNLAEVHPVDHADPEQIQEFVTHSWYRYPDETKGLHPWDGVTEPHYELGPNAKGSKTNIEQLDENAKYSWIKAPRWRGHAMEVGPLARWVLGYAQNKAEFKEPVDKVLKDLGLPLSALFSTFGRTAARALESTWAGHQMRYFQNKLIASVRTGDSYTANVDKWKPETWPRMVKGVGFTEAPRGALAHWIKIKEGRIDNYQCVVPTTWNGSPRDPAGNIGAFEAALLDMPMSDPAQPLEILRTIHSFDPCLACSTHIMSPDGQERTRVQIR
- the cybH gene encoding Ni/Fe-hydrogenase, b-type cytochrome subunit — protein: MALHAKKAVGRLSVHVYDAPVRIWHWVNAFSILTLALTGYFIGSPLTSVSGEASANYLMGHIRFIHFAAAQILTVLLILRVYWVFVGGVHARQIFYMPIWSGRFWKEWSHEVRWYMFMAPQPRKYPGHNPLARFTMFLMFTLPLLFMVITGFALYSDGAGRDSWEYVLFGWVFSIWPNSQDIHTNHHLGMWVILIFAIVHIYVVVREDIMSSQSIISSMFSGERLSKDMED
- a CDS encoding HyaD/HybD family hydrogenase maturation endopeptidase; the protein is MRPAPRILVLGIGNILWADEGFGVRAVEAFHKAYEVPANVTVLDGGTQGLYLVQFINEHDRLIVFDAIDYGLVPGAMKVVEDDEVPKFTGAKKVSLHQTGFQEVLSAADLMGQYPERLTLIGCQPLDLENWGGPLTAPVKAVIPAAVDTAVRTLRDWGVAVAVRPEGAVVPPLLENDIDVENYERRAYRPR